The Fragaria vesca subsp. vesca linkage group LG2, FraVesHawaii_1.0, whole genome shotgun sequence genome includes a window with the following:
- the LOC101301925 gene encoding F-box/kelch-repeat protein SKIP30-like isoform 2, giving the protein MSELIEGLPDAVALRCLAWVPFHLHPKLELVSRSWKAAIHSPELFRARQELGSCEDLLCVSAFDPENLWQLYDPLRDLWITLPVLPSRIKILSNFGAVSTAGKLFVLGGGSGAVDPQTGDQDGSFATNEVWSYDPVIRRWNSRASMLVPRAMFACCVLDGKIVVAGGFTSCRKSISQAEMYDPDKDVWIPIPDLHRTHNSACTGIVIRGKVHVLHKGLSTVQVLDNVVNGWTVEDYGWQQGPMTVVKGALYVMSNGLICKQDREVRKVLVSASEIGRRIGFAMTGHGDEIYIIGGVIIPDQWNLEIKPMSDVDVLTIGGERPTWRQAAPMTRCRGTILGCTQLRI; this is encoded by the coding sequence ATGTCTGAACTGATTGAAGGTCTTCCTGACGCTGTTGCCCTTAGGTGCCTTGCTTGGGTTCCCTTCCATCTCCATCCTAAGTTGGAGCTTGTTTCCCGTTCCTGGAAAGCTGCTATTCATAGCCCTGAACTGTTTAGAGCTCGACAGGAGCTTGGCTCATGTGAAGATTTATTATGTGTGTCTGCTTTTGATCCAGAGAATTTATGGCAGCTGTATGACCCTCTCCGAGACCTTTGGATTACTCTCCCTGTTCTCCCTTCTAGAATTAAAATCCTTTCTAATTTCGGTGCTGTCTCCACTGCTGGAAAACTGTTTGTGCTTGGAGGTGGCAGTGGTGCTGTTGACCCACAAACAGGTGACCAAGATGGGAGTTTTGCGACCAATGAGGTGTGGTCATATGACCCTGTAATTAGGCGATGGAACTCGCGTGCATCTATGCTTGTGCCTCGTGCAATGTTTGCATGCTGTGTTTTAGATGGAAAGATTGTTGTTGCAGGCGGTTTTACCAGCTGTCGGAAGTCAATCTCTCAAGCAGAAATGTATGACCCTGACAAGGATGTCTGGATTCCAATACCTGATCTCCACCGTACTCATAATTCAGCATGCACAGGAATAGTGATCAGAGGAAAGGTGCACGTCTTGCACAAGGGGTTATCAACGGTGCAAGTCTTGGACAATGTGGTGAATGGGTGGACTGTTGAGGATTATGGTTGGCAACAGGGTCCAATGACGGTTGTTAAGGGTGCACTTTATGTGATGAGCAACGGACTCATCTGCAAGCAAGACAGAGAAGTGAGGAAAGTTTTGGTTTCAGCATCTGAGATTGGTCGCAGAATTGGGTTTGCAATGACTGGACATGGGGATGAAATTTACATAATTGGTGGGGTGATTATTCCTGATCAGTGGAACTTGGAGATCAAGCCAATGTCTGATGTTGATGTTCTGACCATCGGGGGTGAAAGACCTACTTGGCGCCAAGCAGCTCCAATGACACGATGCCGTGGTACTATTCTTGGTTGTACACAGTTGAGAATTTAG
- the LOC101306207 gene encoding probable F-box protein At1g44080-like: protein MGDQKRERMSNSPMERNWSRDLHDDLIVSVAKWLSSLEDFTCFGAVCKSWRSATTKLVKEKQYRDTTGIVSRFLTQQVPLLMLPLALAGIRLDFSLLDKEVGFYSPGKGENWTLFHPLNLAKIELPDKGIYLRGGIIEKFALSTSPSGTSDYIVMFHTRHALGFCRPGQLGDEDWKTIIVRDETMMDVVYYKGQFYFLYFSGRVSVFDIDKEELRVVAPSLPKEQLLLLLGSNVRIKKRYLVESGGVLLVVLFTAHTYSSEGLAFGCRVFEVPFTDSKSWVDSEVKSLGKRTIFLTPSSSSFSIEASDYSRCKPNCIYFMNDKIIFPEIRKDMGVYNMEDGTITRDFDSFFGFEEERGNHLWIQPSLGLFF, encoded by the exons ATGGGTGATCAGAAAAGAGAAAGGATGTCAAACTCTCCAATGGAGCGCAATTGGTCCAGGGATCTCCATGATGATCTTATCGTTTCTGTTGCAAAATGGCTATCTTCCTTGGAAGATTTTACTTGTTTTGGTGCAGTGTGCAAATCATGGAGATCAGCCACGACGAAGCTAGTAAAGGAGAAACAATATAGAGATACTACTGGTATTGTTTCGAGATTTTTAACCCAGCAGGTTCCTTTGCTTATGCTCCCACTCGCTTTAGCGGGGATTCGCTTAGACTTCAGCTTGTTAGATAAGGAGGTTGGATTTTACAGTCCGGGAAAAG GTGAGAATTGGACTCTGTTTCATCCTTTAAATCTTGCAAAAATTGAGCTCCCAGATAAGGGGATATATTTGCGAGGAGGAATCATAGAGAAATTTGCCTTATCAACGAGCCCTTCTGGCACGTCGGATTACATAGTCATGTTTCACACACGTCATGCTTTAGGGTTTTGCAGACCAGGGCAGCTGGGTGATGAAGATTGGAAAACGATAATTGTACGAGACGAGACAATGATGGATGTGGTTTATTATAAGGGTCAGTTCTATTTCTTGTACTTTTCCGGCCGCGTTTCAGTGTTTGATATTGACAAAGAAGAACTAAGAGTTGTTGCTCCAAGTCTTCCAAAGGAACAGCTTTTACTCCTTCTAGGTTCTAATGTGCGTATTAAAAAGAGATACTTAGTTGAATCGGGAGGGGTTCTGTTGGTGGTTCTGTTTACTGCTCATACGTACAGCTCTGAAGGTTTAGCATTTGGCTGCAGGGTTTTTGAGGTCCCATTTACAGACAGCAAATCATGGGTGGACTCGGAGGTTAAGAGCTTGGGGAAACGAACCATTTTCCTAACTCCTTCGAGTTCTTCCTTCTCCATCGAGGCGTCAGACTATTCTAGATGTAAACCCAACTGCATCTATTTCATGAACGACAAGATAATCTTTCCAGAGATACGCAAAGATATGGGTGTTTACAATATGGAGGATGGGACAATCACCCGAGATTTTGACAGTTTCTTTGGTTTTGAAGAAGAAAGAGGAAACCATTTATGGATTCAGCCGAGTTTAGGGCTGTTTTTTTAA